A single region of the Rhodococcus sp. W8901 genome encodes:
- a CDS encoding TetR/AcrR family transcriptional regulator: METTEGAALPRIVELAWGLGEAGSRGPKRGLSVSEILDAAIELADDEGVAALSMARVAKRLGFTTMSLYRYVESKDELLELISDRVIGPPPTIPPELSWREGLEVWARAEYDTLMRHRWWLHLPISGAPLGPNNIAWLEAALGTLASTALPEPLKVQVALNVSVHVIGRARFTIDLVPDAEADNYASILPRVLDPAQFPALMSALDSGAFAEDDVDWQDADFRFALSLLLDGVERLVAQYDT; encoded by the coding sequence ATGGAGACCACTGAGGGCGCGGCGCTGCCTCGGATCGTCGAACTCGCCTGGGGACTGGGCGAAGCCGGCAGCCGTGGCCCCAAGCGGGGCCTGAGCGTGAGCGAGATCCTCGATGCCGCCATCGAACTCGCCGACGACGAGGGCGTGGCGGCGCTGTCGATGGCGCGGGTCGCCAAGCGTCTGGGCTTCACCACGATGTCGCTGTACCGGTACGTCGAGAGCAAGGACGAACTGCTCGAGTTGATCTCCGATCGCGTCATCGGCCCGCCGCCGACGATTCCGCCGGAGCTGTCGTGGCGGGAGGGGCTCGAGGTGTGGGCGCGCGCCGAGTACGACACGCTCATGCGCCACCGGTGGTGGCTGCACCTGCCGATCAGCGGGGCCCCTCTCGGGCCGAACAACATCGCGTGGCTCGAGGCTGCTCTCGGAACTCTGGCATCGACGGCGCTGCCCGAGCCGCTCAAGGTGCAGGTTGCGCTGAACGTCTCGGTACACGTCATCGGCCGGGCCCGGTTCACCATCGATCTGGTCCCCGACGCGGAAGCGGACAACTACGCCAGCATCCTGCCGAGGGTCCTCGACCCGGCGCAGTTTCCGGCCCTGATGTCGGCGCTGGACAGCGGTGCGTTCGCGGAGGACGACGTCGATTGGCAGGACGCCGATTTCCGGTTCGCGCTGTCGCTGCTCCTCGATGGCGTCGAACGTCTCGTGGCGCAGTACGACACCTAG